In Desmonostoc muscorum LEGE 12446, the genomic window TAGTTTGAATTAACCCAGGGCGAACGCACGGTATTCCTGAAACCTGATACCGTCAGTAGACCGAAAAGTTTGGCGATGCCTGCGGCGGGCGTAGCCATCGCTAAAAAATAGTAGTGTACGATACCGTTTTTTGGGGAATATAAAAAAGCTGATTGCCTTAGCTCTATGATAATTTTTATTTATTAATGAACCCCAAAAACCAACCAAAATCATCCAGAGGGTAAATAAACTTCGCAGGCTACCCCATAGTTGCGGTCTACTGATTGGCGTAAAAATTCAAGCATCTGTTTGAGAGTAAATAGGTGAGAAAAAACTTGTCTAGTACTTCTTTTTAAACGGCTGATATAATGCCATATTCGTTGCCAAAATAAGAGTATGAAGAGGTAGGGCGTTTCGTAGTAAAGTTACTGTCTCATGTCAATTGTCTAACACTGTGACCGTCCGCCCTCTACCAACCACCACTTGAGCAACACCAGCACCAGCCCCCAAACCAAACACCCCGGCGCTGGCACCGTACATAATATTTCTGCCGAACATCTGAACGCCGAAATAGCCAAACGCGATCGCGCTAATGGTTCCAGCAGTTGCGATGATGATTTGATTCCGTTTCATAATGTCATGTCTCCTTTGATACTTATTTACTCAGGTTCGTTTGCAGCCAAAACCTTTCCAAGGTCGTAAATCGTGATTTCCGGCTCAGGCTCAGGCTGTGGTTGCGTTTCAGTCTCCAACTGTGCGCCACCCATACCAATCGCTTCTTGAATTTCTTGTTCCATACTTACCTCTCGAATTTGTCACGAAGTTTACTTATCAACACACTCCCCAGACACCCCGAAACCGCCAGCAGCATCCCGCCGACGCAAATGTTTTTCCGTGCTTGCCAATAAATGGGAGTTACAGCGCCGGAGTTGCCTGCAATGACTTCCACTCCCCAACAGCCAAGCGCCCCAACGCCCAAAAAACAGGCCCTTGCCAGACTCGCTAGACATTTCATCAATTGCCAATATCGAAATTCCCACGGCTGTAATTGGTCTAAGTTCCTGTCTCGATAACAACAGATTAATTTCCAAAGCCACTGCCGATATTTTGACAAGGATTCGGCTAAGTTTTTAACTTTGAATTTAGCTTTTGTGCCAGATTTCCAGGCAAACGGATTACCCAATCCGATTAATAATTATTGGCATAAGTATTCATCCTTTTTGGGTCTACCACAGTAGATCAATCTGGAATTGCCCACATAGCCATCACGATATTTGAGGATGTTCATTTGTTTATCAAAATCTTCTCTTTTGCTACGCGAAGCCGTTAGACAATGCAATAAGTTTATACACTCGCACCTAATTTTTTAATTAACTCCCGAATTACATCCGTTGCAGGTCTACCTGTTGTATTGCAATACTCATCGAGAGTTTGTGCTTCAGAGAAAGCAAGATTGACAGTTAATCGTTTTACTTCCCACTTTTTATTTGTCATTGTATTTACTCAAGAGTATTTGTGTAGAAAAAAATAAGACAGCAATAGCTGTCCTATGAAAAACTAGAATTAACGAGAACCTACAGGGGTTGCCAACCCTGCAACATAGTTCATCCAAGCCTGAATTGCTTGAATTTTATCAGTACCAGTGGCGATCGCTCTCAACACCTGCTGTTGATAGGAAGTAGCAGCATGATTTGAATCAACCTTGTCAGATGCCCAAGCTAGGCAAATGTCTCTCACCAGCTTATCGACCATAGCCACACTCAGTTGACTGGGAGCCGAAGCATCTTGAAACTGCAACCACTCTTTAATTAGCTCGATAGGGTAATTAGTTAATGTACGGACTTGTTTTACGCGCAAATCTTGGGGATGAACCGCAGGAGGTTTTGTCGGGGTTGGAGAGGGTGATTGTACAACAGAGCGATCGCTTTCATCTTCGTCCAAATTATATTTAGGACGGTTGAATAGTCTTGACTGAATCTGCTGTAATTAAGGTCTAATTTGATTGCCGGAATCTACAATTATGAATTAGCTTTAAAAGCTTAAAGTAAAACAAAATTAATAATGATAATTCAGTGATTAACTAATTGCTGAATCAATTAACTATATCAAATTTCTGGTTTGGTATTCTTGAACATCAGTTAATATGAAAAATTTGGTATTTTCTGGCTATTTGAACTTACTCTGGCAGAGAAATAGATAACCCTTTATTTTATCAAAAAATATTTATGCAAGAGTTCTATTCCACTTCACCAACACCCCATCCGCAATCGCAATCCCCCACTGCGAAAACTTCGCCAGCAGTTTCTTGATCACAATCTGCAAAGCCGGATCATCCCAACACTCCTGCAAGAATTCAAAGCCCGGATTCTGCCCCGAATTCGCCACAACTTTGAGTTTCTGCATCCGCTCTGGTCGCATATTTGACCGCACAACTATGGCCTCATGCGACCATTTATCAGCACTAGGGGCAGGCGGGGCGGAAGTTTCATCCTCATTCACCGCTTTTACTTCTCCACCTGAAACTGAATTTTCAACTAACAACGAAGTGGGATTATCCTGTTCTACTTGCCCCTGTGTTTGATTAGCGATCGCTAAAGTTGAAGAAAATTCATTTTGGGCGACGGGCGCGGCGGAAAAAGCACCTCCATGACAGTCTCTCGGCTCAACACCACAATCTTGATTTTCAGCCAACAACGGAGCAGGTTGACTTGGTGCAGCACCCACAAGCGTTAGCGTCGTGCAGTCCATTGCCGTAGGCAAGTCTTTCTCTTTCTCTGACACGCCCTCGACAGTCTGAGGCGACGCGCCCGTCAAGGGCGCGTGAGCCGTCTCCTCAACTTGCGAAATGTCATTTAGCGTGTCAGAGTTACACCTCACAAACTCTTTTGTAGAGTTTGTGAGGTGTTCCTGAACAGTTCGTGAGGG contains:
- a CDS encoding CopG family transcriptional regulator, whose translation is MTNKKWEVKRLTVNLAFSEAQTLDEYCNTTGRPATDVIRELIKKLGASV